A stretch of DNA from Vibrio gallaecicus:
TTCTTCACCAAACTCTCGAATATCTTCAAAACTACGATAAACCGATGCAAAGCGGATATAAGCGACTTTATCGAGTTCTTTAAGTTGGTCCATAACAAAGTTACCAATCATATCGCTCGGTACTTCTCGTTCACCAGTAGCGCGAAGTTGAGATTTGATGGTGCTGATTGCAAGTTCAATAGAATCAGCACTTACTGGACGTTTTTCTAATGCTCGTTGGACACCGCCCACCATTTTGTCTTCATTAAATGGTTCACGGTTTCCATTCGATTTAATTACTTTCGGCATCACGAGTTCAGCCGATTCAAAAGTAGTAAAACGCTCACTGCATGCTAGGCATTGACGACGACGACGCACTTGGTGCCCATCAGCAACTAGCCTCGAATCAATAACTTTAGTGTCGTTCTCTGAACAAAAAGGACAATGCATATCACCTCCAAACAATTATATTCAGTGTAACGGAATTGCTAAACGTTAGGAAAGAAAAAGGACCATTTAAGGTCCTTTACTCAGGTTGTACACCTATATATGCGGTTATAAATTAGTATTTATCACTCACTAGGTCGTACTCGCTGTCAGCTACGTGATGGATAAGTTTAACTTCGAACTAAGTAGTTCGCCTTGCCTACCCACTTATAACTGGTTAACTCTTCAAGCCCCATTGGCCCGCGGGCGTGAAGTTTTTGAGTTGAAACGGCCACTTCAGCACCTAAACCAAATTGTGCGCCATCAGTGAAACGAGTTGAAGCGTTGACATAAACCGCCGCTGAGCCTACAGAGTTAATGAATAGCTCTGAGCTTTCTAAGCTATTAGTCATGATAGCATCTGAGTGGCTCGCATTATGAATACGCATATGGTCAACGGCTTCTTTTACATCCGCCACGATTTTTACGCCTAGCGTGTAACTTAGCCATTCAGTATCAAAGTCACCTTCAACTGCGTCTCGCTGGTCAGCAAAGCCTACTAATAACTCTTTTGCACTCGCATCCGCTACTAAAGTCACTTTTCCATCTAATCGTGCTTTAAGTTTCGCTAGAAACTCTGGCGCAATCGCCTCGTGAACGAGCAATGAATCGAGTGAATTGCATGCTGATGGACGTTGAACTTTCGAGTTTTCAACAACATCAACAGACTTATCAAGATCGGCACTTTCATCAACAAAAATATGGCTAATGCCAAAACCACCAATAATTACAGGTATAGTGCTGTTTTCTTTACACATTTTATGTAATCCGGCACCACCACGAGGAATGATCATATCAACGTAGTCATCCAATTTAAGCAATTGAGAAACTAGCTCACGATCTGGCTTTTCGATGTATTGAACAGAAGCCGCAGGTAGCTTCGCTTTCTCAAGTGCAGATTGGATTACTTTTACCAATTCCATGTTTGAGAAAAACGTTTCTTTACCACCACGCAAAATACTCGCGTTGCCTGTTTTTAAACAAAGAGCAGCAATATCAATCGTCACATTAGGACGAGCTTCGTAAATTACGCCAACAACACCTAAAGGAACACGACGGCGAGAAAGTGACATGCCATTTTCTAAGACTTTGCTGTCAATTTCACTGCCTACAGGGTCATTTAAACTAATAACATTGCGAACATCGTTAGCAATTCCAGTCAGACGCTCTTCATTCAATAAAAGACGATCAAGTAATGCTTCTGTTAGACCTGCATCTCGACCTAATTGAATATCTTTCGAGTTTGCTTCTAAAATTGTGCTGGCATTTGCTTCCAGCTCATCAGCAATAATCGCTAGAGCTTGGTTCTTTTGCGCTGTCGAAGCAGTCGCAAGGTGAAAGGCAGCCTCTTTTGCCGCAATACCCATGTTAGTTAAATCCACGTTTAACTCTCCTAAATTCTGTCTGTCTCTGAATGCTATTCTAAGGGTGTGTTCTTCTAAAAAGTTATTCTTGAATCACAACCAAGTCATCACGATGAATGACTTCTGAACCATAGTCATAACCTAAAATCGCACCAATATCTTTACTGTGTTTACCGGCAATTTTTGCCAGGTCTTGGCTTGAGTAACTTGAAATACCACGAGCAATAACGGCTCCTTTCAAATCAGTCACTTGAGTCACTTCTCCACGAGAAAACTCTCCGCTGACTTTCGTCACGCCTTTAGCCAAAAGGCTACTACCTTTAGTGATAACGGCATTTACAGCGCCATCATCAATCATAATATCGCCAGCAGATGCCGGCCCAGCCAGAATCCAGCGCTTACGGTTTTCTAGCGCTTCGGCTAATGGTAAAAAGCGAGTGCCTTGCGGGTCATTGCTCAATGAGTCAAAAACCACATTTTCAGCACTGCCCGCTGCAATAATTACTTCAATACCAGCGCGACGTGCAATATCAGCAGCTTGCAACTTAGTCGCCATACCGCCAGTACCTAATGTAGAACCACTGCCACCCGCTATTTTACGTAGCGTATCATCAATGGTTTTTACTTCTTTAATAAGCTCAGCATTCGGATCTTTTCTTGGGTCTGCAGTGAACAGCCCTTTTTGATCCGTCAGAAGTAACAATTTATCTGCGCCACATAAAATGCCAACCAATGCCGATAAGTTATCGTTATCACCGACTTTGATTTCATTGGTGGCAACCGCATCGTTTTCATTCACGATTGGAATAATGTCATTGTCGACTAATGCATTTATGGTATCGCGGGCATTAAGGAAACGTTCACGATCGTCAAGGTCAGCACGGGTAAGTAGCATTTGACCAATTTTAATACCATAAATGGCGAATAATGATTCCCATGCTTGAATCAACTGGCTCTGCCCTACTGCCGCAAGCAACTGTTTGCTTGCCATTGAGTTGGGGAGTGCGGGGTAACCTAGGTGTTCACGCCCAGCAGCAATTGCACCAGACGAAACCATGACCACTGAATGGCCTTGTTTTTTTAATTCAGCACACTGACGCACCAACTCAACCATATGAGCTCGGTCTAATGCTAACGTTCCACCAGTAAGAACACTGGTACCTAGTTTCACA
This window harbors:
- the nrdR gene encoding transcriptional regulator NrdR, translating into MHCPFCSENDTKVIDSRLVADGHQVRRRRQCLACSERFTTFESAELVMPKVIKSNGNREPFNEDKMVGGVQRALEKRPVSADSIELAISTIKSQLRATGEREVPSDMIGNFVMDQLKELDKVAYIRFASVYRSFEDIREFGEEIAKLED
- the proB gene encoding glutamate 5-kinase, which translates into the protein MTTNQQSGTAAQRKTVVVKLGTSVLTGGTLALDRAHMVELVRQCAELKKQGHSVVMVSSGAIAAGREHLGYPALPNSMASKQLLAAVGQSQLIQAWESLFAIYGIKIGQMLLTRADLDDRERFLNARDTINALVDNDIIPIVNENDAVATNEIKVGDNDNLSALVGILCGADKLLLLTDQKGLFTADPRKDPNAELIKEVKTIDDTLRKIAGGSGSTLGTGGMATKLQAADIARRAGIEVIIAAGSAENVVFDSLSNDPQGTRFLPLAEALENRKRWILAGPASAGDIMIDDGAVNAVITKGSSLLAKGVTKVSGEFSRGEVTQVTDLKGAVIARGISSYSSQDLAKIAGKHSKDIGAILGYDYGSEVIHRDDLVVIQE
- a CDS encoding glutamate-5-semialdehyde dehydrogenase; the protein is MDLTNMGIAAKEAAFHLATASTAQKNQALAIIADELEANASTILEANSKDIQLGRDAGLTEALLDRLLLNEERLTGIANDVRNVISLNDPVGSEIDSKVLENGMSLSRRRVPLGVVGVIYEARPNVTIDIAALCLKTGNASILRGGKETFFSNMELVKVIQSALEKAKLPAASVQYIEKPDRELVSQLLKLDDYVDMIIPRGGAGLHKMCKENSTIPVIIGGFGISHIFVDESADLDKSVDVVENSKVQRPSACNSLDSLLVHEAIAPEFLAKLKARLDGKVTLVADASAKELLVGFADQRDAVEGDFDTEWLSYTLGVKIVADVKEAVDHMRIHNASHSDAIMTNSLESSELFINSVGSAAVYVNASTRFTDGAQFGLGAEVAVSTQKLHARGPMGLEELTSYKWVGKANYLVRS